The genomic stretch TGCTTTACCGGCCGCAATTGGTAATTTGCAGGCTGATAACTGGTTTAATGCCGCTGAATCCATTATGACCACGGATACACAGCCGAAGGCTGCCTCTATAGAAGTCATGATCGATGGCAAAGCCATTACCTTAACGGGTATTAGTAAAGGTGCAGGGATGATTCATCCTAATATGGCCACCATGTTGGGTTACGTTGCAACGGATGCTCAGGTTTCTCAAGATCTATTGCAGGCATTAACAACCGAAGCTGCGGACGTTTCATTTAATGCCATCACGATTGATGGTGATACGTCGACCAATGATTCGTTTATTGTGATGGCAACGGGTGTTAGCGGTGTTCAAATACCTGCTTCTGGCGAACAATATGAAACTTTCCGTCAAGCGCTTATCAAACTTAGCCAAACATTGGCTCAAATGATTGTGCGCGATGGTGAAGGTGCTACAAAATTTATCACCATTCAAATTGAAGGTGGCAAAACAAATGAAGAGTGCAAACAGGTTGCAGAAGCTATTGCGCACTCACCATTGGTAAAGACAGCATTTTTCGCAAGCGACCCTAATTTAGGCCGTATCTTGGCAGCGATTGGTTATGCTGGTATTACTGATTTAGATGTGAGTCAGGTTCAATTGTGGTTAGATGATGTTTGGGTTGCCAAAAATGGTGGCCGTAATCCTGATTACAAAGAAGAAGATGGCCAAGCAGTCATGAAAAAATCAGAGATTGTGGTGCGTGCGCATTTGGGTCGTGGATCTGCAAGTCAAACTATTTGGACTTGTGATTTATCTCACGAATATGTTTCTATTAACGCAGATTACCGTTCTTAATTGAAGTATTTCTAACTAAGGAATTCTGATGTCAGATAAATTAGATCGCCTCGATCGATTATTGGCAAGGTTAGATGAGTGGGTACCCAAGCCTTTGACTGAGGATGACTGGAAAACTGCAGTAGCCTTTCGTTGGCGTCGCAAAGATACGCTGTTTGGTAAGTTAGGTTACTTACAGGCAGTAAAACATACATCTCAGATCCAATTTTCTGATTTGCAACATATTGATCGTCAGAAGGATCTAATTCTTTCTAATACTCAGCACTTCGTAGAAGGTAAGCCGGCTAATAATGTTTTATTAACGGGTGCTAGAGGGACTGGTAAATCATCACTGATTAAAGCGGCTTTAAATGAATTCTCCTCAAAGGGTCTAAGGCTGATCGAGGTAGATAAAGAGCATTTAACTGATTTGGGTGATTTGACAGATCTATTAGCTAATCGCTCTGAGAAGTTCATTATTTTCTGTGATGACTTATCGTTTGAAGATGGTGAATCTGGTTATAAATCTTTAAAGTCAGCGTTGGATGGTTCAGTAGCAGCGCAGGTTGAGAATATTTTGATTTACGCTACGTCTAATCGTCGCCATCTATTACCTGAGTACATGAAAGACAATGAGTCTTATCAACATACCTCTGATGGTGAGTTACATCCTGGTGAGGTTGTAGAAGAGAAGATTTCTTTATCTGAGCGTTTTGGTTTGTGGATTTCTTTTTATCCGCCTAAACAAGATGAATATCTTGATATAGTTAATCACTGGTTAAGTCATTTGGGTTTAAGCGCCAAGCAAATCGAAGGTGCTCGTGGCGAAGCACTCATTTGGGCTTTGGAGAGAGGTTCTCGTTCTGGTCGTGTGGCTTGGCAGTTTGCGCGTCATTGGGCCGGCCAACATATCTGATGTCCAGACCATCAACAGCATCGCCAACATCCTCAACATCACGTCCTATTGTTGAAGTAGCCGTTGGTGTATTGGTAAGGCCTGATGGTTCTGTGTTGTTAGGTCAGCGTCCCCAAGGTAAACCTTATGAGGGCTATTGGGAGTTTCCTGGTGGCAAAATCGAGTCAGGTGAGACATTATTTGAAGCCTTACGTCGAGAGCTCATTGAGGAAATTGGCGTAGAGATTCATGATGCTGAGGAATTTATGACGCTCGAGCATGATTACCCTCATGCATATGTCAGATTGCACGTTTGCTTGGTAAAACAGTGGGATGGTTTGCCGAAGGGGCTCGAGAATCAATCGTTGGCTTGGCTTGAGTCTGTGCAATTATCAGATGCAGATAGTTTTTCGTTGCAACCTATTTTGCCTGCAACGCTGCCGATTCTAAAAAAGCTACAAGAAATTATTTGAATTAAAAACTAAAGAATAAAGTCTAGAAAACTAGTAACTAAGCTAAAGCTCAAGTTGATTTTAGAAATTACACAAGAACATGTGGAATTCAAAATCCTTAGTAATCGGGCGTGGCTTGCTTAAGCCATCGCATTCCATAAAGCGTGCCCACAACATGTATTTATTGGCGCTAATCTCTGGAACGATTGTTGGATCTTCAATGTACACGCGCATAAGTTGGTAAGTTTTTCCAGACATGGTTTGTTGGAAAGTACCTTGAGGCGCCATGGTTTTTACTGCTTGGCCTGATTCGCGCAAAAGTCTTAAGAACATTCTGCAAGCATCATTCCAAGGTTCTAGTGGAGCAATGTAACTTTTTAGAATAGCGCGGCGTTGTTCGGCTGGAATAAATTGCCAAGAGTAATACGATGGCAAATCAACAGGACTTGTTCCACCAGGAACATTTAAACGCGTACGAATTGTATTAAGCCATTCGCTATCTGTAATTAACGCATTAGGTTTGCCCATTGTTTGATTAATTTTTTGCCAAATAGCATTCATCTCACTAAGAGTTGAATCTAATAAATTTTGGTTGATGCTAGTTTGATTTCTTAATGCTTCAAGACTTAGTTTTTGACGATCTAGTTCTTTCATTAAACTGGATTTCAAATCTGCGCGAGCAGTAATCTCGCCTAAGTCAAAAATAAGAGGAATGGCGGGATGCATATCTTTAGCATCATCTTTTTCTACGTAATAGTGAAATCTCTCGAACAAATACTCTAGTCGAAGCAAGCTTCGAACGAGTTCGTTAAAGGGATATTCGTAGATAACCATATCTTGTGATTCTAGACTGAAACACGAGAAATGTGACTATTTTCTTGATAAATCAGCCAAAATTTGCTGATGTAGCGTTATCGCTTGGTCTTCAAGATGGGCTAAATCCCCATCGTTATTGATGACAAAATCAGCCTTGCTAAGTCGCTGTTCACGAGTAGCTTGTTTGGCCATAATTTTCTGGATGATTTCTGCATCCAAGCTATTTCTTTTCTGGACTCGCCTGATTTGTTCGGCTTCAGGGCAATCAACCACTACCAAATAATCAATCTTTGATGGGGTTTGATCTAGCCATTTGCCAGATTCGATAAGCAGAGGCACCATTAGGACAAGGTAGGGCGGATGCTTCTCGGCAGCCTGATAAGCTCGTTCAGTGGTTATCTGACTAATTAGGGGGTGAGTAATGTGCTCTAGAGCTAATTTGGCTTTTTCATCATTAAAAACTAAGGCTCTCATCTTGGCTCTGTTTAAGGATTTGTCAGGATTTAAGAAATCCTGACCAAAATAAGATTCAATAGCTGGCATAGCAGCTCCGCCTGGTGCTGTAATGTCATGAGCAATCGCATCGGTATCAATAACAATAGCGCCTTGTTTTTCTAGGATCTGTGCGACTGCGCTTTTCCCGCTACCAATGCCACCAGTTAAGCCAACTTTGATGAGTTGGGCCATAGATTGGTGGGGAGCCGTATTTAAATCATCCATAACAATGTGATGATGCCACCAAGTGAGATAAAAGGTCCAAAAGGAATCGCCTGATGTAAATCTTTATGCTGTATTTTTAGCAAAAGGTAGCCGCCCAGTAAACCTGATAGTGATGCAATCAAAATAATGTAGGGGAGTAGTTGCCAGCCTAAGAGAGCGCCGAGTGCTCCAAGTAATTTGGCATCTCCCATGCCAACGCCATTGATACCTTTAATTTTTTTATAAAGAGCGTTTAGGCCGTATAAAGAGCTCCAACCAAAAATTGCACCTAAGATGGCCGAGTCCCATGAGGCCCAGTGTAGAAATCCAAATCCATTGCCAATAAGCCCATAGCTTAAGAGGGGGAGTGTGATGGAGTCGGGTAATCTAAAAGTTTTGTAATCAATCCAAGATAGAACTAGGAGTGTTATCAAAACAAGTAGAAGGGATAAAGTTTGTATCAAAGAATTTGGCCCATTTCAAAAATAGGTAAATACAGCGCAATAATGAGCGTGCCAACAATAAGGCCCATAAAAATCATTAAAACTGGTTCCATGGATTGTGAGAGTTGGTCAATCAACTGGTCTAATGCTTCCTCTTCTTGGTTGGCTATGACATCTAGTACGTAGCTTAAATCACCAGAAGCTTCTCCGACGCGAATTAATTGTAGATGTTCAGGCTTCATCAGCATAGTCCCATGGGTTGTCATGCGAATGGATTCTGATAACGACCAACCTTGGGATAAATAGTTTTTTAATTCAATGCAGAATTGATAAATGACCCAATCATTAGAATTTAAAGCTGTTTCTTTAATAGCATCTAGTATGGGAATGCCATGTTGATGGAAGGTCGCAATGCTTTTGCCCCATTGACTAATAGCAGCTGCAATTCTGATTTTTCCCCAGAACGGCAACAACATCATTAATCGATCAAATTTCTTTTGAAAATTAGCTGAGTATTTCCAATAAAGCGCAATCAAGCCAGTTAAGCAGAAAATAATTAGGCAGGCATACAAAAAGTACGCCTGAAACCATTGCGAGTATTGAATCAATAATCGGGTGGGCCAGGGTAGCGCCGCATTGAAGTTAGAAAACATCACTTCAAAGGTGGGAACGACCCATTGGAAAATCACAAATAAGACAAGGCATGCTGTTATGCCAACAATGCACGGGTAAGTGAGAGATTTTTTTAGTTTCTTTTTAAGCTTTATTTTCTTATCAAGATGTAGGTTAATAGATTCAAGGCTTGCCAATAAGTCGCCGGTGGCTTCGCCTGATCGAATTAAGCCTACGCAAAATGGATAAAACCCGCATTGATCCATGATAACGGACAAACTTCTACCCGTGGTTAACCCTTCCTCAATAGATTTAATGCCAATCAGTTTTACCGCATCTAGCAAAGGTAGACCTGACTTTGTAAGCGTCAATAATTTTCTGGTGATATCAAGTTGTTGTTGATCTGTCATGCTCATCATGTCTACCTTGTATTAGCCTAGGTGCCGTTTAACTTCTGATGAGGTTGTGAGTCCACTAGCGACTAATTTTGCGGCGCTATCAGCCATGCTTTGAATATTTTCTGTTTGGCATTGGTTTTTAATCATGCTTAGTGGTGCATCTTTTTCAATGAGTAATCTCATTTCATTTGAGATGGGCATCACTTGATGAACTGCTCTTCTATGCTTAAACCCTGATCCATGACAGTTTGGACAGGTATGGGCGATGTCGTTTCCCATATTAGGCATACATGAGGTACAAGATAATCTCAACAAGCGTTGAGCAGTAATGCACTCGAGATTGTTGGCTAAGGTATCTGATCCAATACCTAATTGGCGTAAACGCCATAGGGCGCTTGGAGCATCATTGGCATGCAAGGTGGCTAAAACCAAATGGCCTGTTTCAGCAGCTTGAAAAGCGGTTTGGGCTGTTACTGAATCACGAATTTCACCTAACATAATCACATCAGGATCTTGTCTCATCAGTGCGCGTAAGGCTAAAAGAAAACTAAGGCCTGACTTTTCATTCACTTGGATTTGATTGATACCCTCTAATTGAATCTCAACAGGGTCTTCAATGCTTGTGATATTGCAATCACCATGAGATAGATGCTGCAAACAGCTATAGAGTGTTTGTGTTTTCCCACTACCGGTTGGGCCGGTTACCAAAATAAATCCTTGTGGTTTATCAAGAGATGCTTTCAAAGCATCTAGTTGTTGATCTTGAAGTCCTAATTTATCCAAAAGAAGATCGTGCTTATTTTTATTTAATAAGCGCACCACAATTTTTTCGCCGTTGAATGTGGGTAATGTCGATACGCGACAGTTAATAGCCACGTTTAAAACATGAGCCAACATTTGCCCATCTTGGGGCAGGCGTTTCTCGGAAATATCTAAGCGAGACAGAATCTTTATTCTGGTGGCAATTCTGTCATGCCATAAAGCAGGGGATCTCGCTAAATGGCTAAGGCGGCCATCCACCCGCAAGCGAACGGAGCTAGCGCCTTCTTCTGGTTCAATGTGAATATCGCTTGCATTGGATGCAACTGCTGTTTCGATAATGTTTTGCCAGAATTGAATGATTTCATCATCTTCACGCATTCGGCTTATATATACGAACAGTTTTGATGGTATGTTCATCCACCTGAATGATTTCCATTACAACATCATTAATTTTGACGCTAACATCGTTATCTGGAATATCTTCTAGAGTCTCAAGTAGCAAACCATTTAATGTTTTAGGGCCTTCTAGCGATAAGTTAAGTCCCAAGGTTCTATTGAGGTCTCGTAAGCTGGCAGAACCATCAGCTAAATAATCACCCTCGTTCGACCATTTTGTTTTGATAGCAAGATCGGGTATCGATGTGGTGAATTCACCAATCAACTCTTCCAGAATATCTTCTATGGTCACTAAACCTTGAACAATGCCGTATTCATCAACAACTAAGCCAACGCGTTCCTGATTTTCTTGGAAATATTGGAGTTGCTGTAGCACTGGGGTACCGCTTGGAATGAAATAAGGCTCACTCAATAGATCTTTAAAGTTGGCATGTGTTAATTCTTCATCGCCTAATAAGCTTAGAGCCTTTCGAACTGCAAGAATGCCAATCACTTTATCGCTATCTTCTTCGCAAACAGGTAACTTATTGTGATAACAAGTCTCAAGTTGGTGAATCACTTCTTCAATGGGTCTCGATAAATCTAGCACTTCCATACGTGAGCGTGGTGTCATCACATCATCTACTTGAATATTTTCCAAGTTAAATAAGTTCACCAAAATACTTCTATGTTTATTGGGGATGAAGTGCGTAGATTCCAAAACAACCGAACGCAATTCTTCTGGGCTCATTTGTGTATTTTTATTGGCAGCCGTATTAACTCTAAATAGTTTTAATAACAATGTGACAAAGACATTGATGAGCCAAGTGACAGGCTTAAGAATCACAATTAATGGACGAATGATCCAACTTGTAACGATGGAGATTCGTTCGGGATAAGTTGCGCCAATAACCTTAGGCGTGATTTCGCAAAAAATAATAATCAGAACTGCAGCAATACCTGTGCTGATGGATAGCACCGAGCCATTGTTGCCAAATGCATGTAAAGCAATACCTGTTAACAAAACAGGAACAATGGTGTTAACTAAATTATTGCCAATCAGAATGACTGATAAAAGCGCTTCAGTTTTCCCGAGTAATTCTTGTGTATGTTTAGCGCCTCGATGACCTCGATTGGCTAAGTGACGAATTCTGTGGCGATTAGCAGCCATCATGCTCGTTTCAGTAATCGAGAAAAAAGCAGATACAGCCAAAAGAATAACAACGAGCGCAAATTGGGCCCACCAGGGCCAATCATTAAGCCACGAATCCATGAGTGCTTTCAAAAGCTAAGAA from Polynucleobacter sp. MWH-Spelu-300-X4 encodes the following:
- the argJ gene encoding bifunctional glutamate N-acetyltransferase/amino-acid acetyltransferase ArgJ; translation: MPVNLPLPIASELKPVTGLRLGHAHAGIRKANRKDVLVLELAEGSSVAGVFTKNRFCAAPVSICREHLKSGLPIRALVVNTGNANAGTGEPGYQNAIKTCDELAQLMGLKREQVLPFSTGVILEPLPVDKLVAALPAAIGNLQADNWFNAAESIMTTDTQPKAASIEVMIDGKAITLTGISKGAGMIHPNMATMLGYVATDAQVSQDLLQALTTEAADVSFNAITIDGDTSTNDSFIVMATGVSGVQIPASGEQYETFRQALIKLSQTLAQMIVRDGEGATKFITIQIEGGKTNEECKQVAEAIAHSPLVKTAFFASDPNLGRILAAIGYAGITDLDVSQVQLWLDDVWVAKNGGRNPDYKEEDGQAVMKKSEIVVRAHLGRGSASQTIWTCDLSHEYVSINADYRS
- a CDS encoding ATP-binding protein encodes the protein MSDKLDRLDRLLARLDEWVPKPLTEDDWKTAVAFRWRRKDTLFGKLGYLQAVKHTSQIQFSDLQHIDRQKDLILSNTQHFVEGKPANNVLLTGARGTGKSSLIKAALNEFSSKGLRLIEVDKEHLTDLGDLTDLLANRSEKFIIFCDDLSFEDGESGYKSLKSALDGSVAAQVENILIYATSNRRHLLPEYMKDNESYQHTSDGELHPGEVVEEKISLSERFGLWISFYPPKQDEYLDIVNHWLSHLGLSAKQIEGARGEALIWALERGSRSGRVAWQFARHWAGQHI
- a CDS encoding NUDIX domain-containing protein codes for the protein MSRPSTASPTSSTSRPIVEVAVGVLVRPDGSVLLGQRPQGKPYEGYWEFPGGKIESGETLFEALRRELIEEIGVEIHDAEEFMTLEHDYPHAYVRLHVCLVKQWDGLPKGLENQSLAWLESVQLSDADSFSLQPILPATLPILKKLQEII
- the zapD gene encoding cell division protein ZapD; the protein is MVIYEYPFNELVRSLLRLEYLFERFHYYVEKDDAKDMHPAIPLIFDLGEITARADLKSSLMKELDRQKLSLEALRNQTSINQNLLDSTLSEMNAIWQKINQTMGKPNALITDSEWLNTIRTRLNVPGGTSPVDLPSYYSWQFIPAEQRRAILKSYIAPLEPWNDACRMFLRLLRESGQAVKTMAPQGTFQQTMSGKTYQLMRVYIEDPTIVPEISANKYMLWARFMECDGLSKPRPITKDFEFHMFLCNF
- the coaE gene encoding dephospho-CoA kinase (Dephospho-CoA kinase (CoaE) performs the final step in coenzyme A biosynthesis.), with the protein product MDDLNTAPHQSMAQLIKVGLTGGIGSGKSAVAQILEKQGAIVIDTDAIAHDITAPGGAAMPAIESYFGQDFLNPDKSLNRAKMRALVFNDEKAKLALEHITHPLISQITTERAYQAAEKHPPYLVLMVPLLIESGKWLDQTPSKIDYLVVVDCPEAEQIRRVQKRNSLDAEIIQKIMAKQATREQRLSKADFVINNDGDLAHLEDQAITLHQQILADLSRK
- a CDS encoding A24 family peptidase; translated protein: MITLLVLSWIDYKTFRLPDSITLPLLSYGLIGNGFGFLHWASWDSAILGAIFGWSSLYGLNALYKKIKGINGVGMGDAKLLGALGALLGWQLLPYIILIASLSGLLGGYLLLKIQHKDLHQAIPFGPFISLGGIITLLWMI
- a CDS encoding type II secretion system F family protein, with amino-acid sequence MSMTDQQQLDITRKLLTLTKSGLPLLDAVKLIGIKSIEEGLTTGRSLSVIMDQCGFYPFCVGLIRSGEATGDLLASLESINLHLDKKIKLKKKLKKSLTYPCIVGITACLVLFVIFQWVVPTFEVMFSNFNAALPWPTRLLIQYSQWFQAYFLYACLIIFCLTGLIALYWKYSANFQKKFDRLMMLLPFWGKIRIAAAISQWGKSIATFHQHGIPILDAIKETALNSNDWVIYQFCIELKNYLSQGWSLSESIRMTTHGTMLMKPEHLQLIRVGEASGDLSYVLDVIANQEEEALDQLIDQLSQSMEPVLMIFMGLIVGTLIIALYLPIFEMGQIL
- a CDS encoding GspE/PulE family protein; protein product: MREDDEIIQFWQNIIETAVASNASDIHIEPEEGASSVRLRVDGRLSHLARSPALWHDRIATRIKILSRLDISEKRLPQDGQMLAHVLNVAINCRVSTLPTFNGEKIVVRLLNKNKHDLLLDKLGLQDQQLDALKASLDKPQGFILVTGPTGSGKTQTLYSCLQHLSHGDCNITSIEDPVEIQLEGINQIQVNEKSGLSFLLALRALMRQDPDVIMLGEIRDSVTAQTAFQAAETGHLVLATLHANDAPSALWRLRQLGIGSDTLANNLECITAQRLLRLSCTSCMPNMGNDIAHTCPNCHGSGFKHRRAVHQVMPISNEMRLLIEKDAPLSMIKNQCQTENIQSMADSAAKLVASGLTTSSEVKRHLG
- a CDS encoding HlyC/CorC family transporter, producing MDSWLNDWPWWAQFALVVILLAVSAFFSITETSMMAANRHRIRHLANRGHRGAKHTQELLGKTEALLSVILIGNNLVNTIVPVLLTGIALHAFGNNGSVLSISTGIAAVLIIIFCEITPKVIGATYPERISIVTSWIIRPLIVILKPVTWLINVFVTLLLKLFRVNTAANKNTQMSPEELRSVVLESTHFIPNKHRSILVNLFNLENIQVDDVMTPRSRMEVLDLSRPIEEVIHQLETCYHNKLPVCEEDSDKVIGILAVRKALSLLGDEELTHANFKDLLSEPYFIPSGTPVLQQLQYFQENQERVGLVVDEYGIVQGLVTIEDILEELIGEFTTSIPDLAIKTKWSNEGDYLADGSASLRDLNRTLGLNLSLEGPKTLNGLLLETLEDIPDNDVSVKINDVVMEIIQVDEHTIKTVRIYKPNA